The genomic window CCATGTTTTTTGTAAACAAAAGCAGAAGCAGAAAAATGATTACAGGTGCTATCATTCTTTTTTGTCTTTTACCTGCTGCCACTTATAATCCGGTTTCGGCACATGGCGGTGAAGATCATGGAAATGAAACAGCTAAATCTGGCGGCGGCTCATCCACAACCTGTTTAGGTGAAAAACAAACACAATTTCTTTTCAATATTCAAACGGTGAAAATAGGCACAGGCAATTTTAATGAATCAACTGTATTTCTTGGAACAATCACTGCAGCACCACAAGGCAGGGCTGTAATACAATCGCCACAGGTTGGGAAAATTGTTTCATTAAAAGTTGCACCGGGTCAAAAGGTTGGAAAGGGTGAGGTAGTGGCTGTAATAGAACAGCAGGTAGATGCAGGAACACAAATCAGCATCGTTTCACAAAGCAATAGCGTAAATGCAGAATTTGAAGCCGCCAAAGCCCAGTATGAAAGGCTGATGGCAATAGAAGATATAGCGGCAAAGAAAGACATCACTGAAGCAAAGGCAAGGTATGAAAGTGCCAAAAGAAATAAAGCCCTGTTTGATGCAAACACCGGAAAAAATACAGGCAGTTCAAAGCTGGTATC from Candidatus Dependentiae bacterium includes these protein-coding regions:
- a CDS encoding efflux RND transporter periplasmic adaptor subunit, coding for MITGAIILFCLLPAATYNPVSAHGGEDHGNETAKSGGGSSTTCLGEKQTQFLFNIQTVKIGTGNFNESTVFLGTITAAPQGRAVIQSPQVGKIVSLKVAPGQKVGKGEVVAVIEQQVDAGTQISIVSQSNSVNAEFEAAKAQYERLMAIEDIAAKKDITEAKARYESAKRNKALFDANTGKNTGSSKLVSLTSPVSGVVGTFNYSIGAVVNSGETLFEITNLNQVFVEAQVFAADVESLKTATTFTTISNTDTLTYKLKMISAAQTVNAGNQSQKVVFEILNPNGQFKIGENVNVRMTGSNIIRQVVLPNEAITDVNGKPAVFVKDKAEQYSISFIVKGESNDKFTVISRGAEEGERIVTTNVYQMKMMYLNQ